One region of Phragmites australis chromosome 18, lpPhrAust1.1, whole genome shotgun sequence genomic DNA includes:
- the LOC133898842 gene encoding uncharacterized protein LOC133898842, with translation MATPMEEAAAAPAPAPAPAGGGGDDAEMPAAPTSGSDSDSSDSDDDGAAGADELRIQALEQALQEQPLDYETNVQYIQCLRKSGNIKKLRAAREEMNKYFPLPPKMWQEWAKDEISLSLSDESFGDVEKLYERGVQEYLSVKLWQDYLDYVEEHDQLVSQCSPSGLSKMRDLFERAITAGGLHVTEGSKLWAAYREYEMAILITIADGNDEEKAKQVQCIRTLFHRQLSVPLADMESTLAEYKSWEAEQGNANDPGSDFDGAPSNVVSSYKKANDMYNARKQYEDQLSNVGASEADKLQELLKYIKFEEAFGDPARVQVLYERAVSELPVSSDLWMEYTSYLDTTLKVPSVLRSVYHRATRNCTWVGELWVRYLLSLERIRASEEELRHVFERAVQCSFPTIKEYLDVYLTRVDGLRRMISNGLDFQLIRQTFMDASEFLSPQLGTEELLLLYAYWAKLECNLGKDLAAARGVWENTLKKSGSALEVWQHYISMEIEMGHVHEARSLYKRCYSKRFAGSGSEDICHAWIRFEREHGTLDDYDLAVKKVTPRLKELSVFKAQLEAKVEVYSVRNDTSNANDSSQKRKPNKMTSKQQPPAKKRKENPPKSTMSSDDQGSKTQSGNHGAVEVGEVSREKVEASIEMKVDGDSRTGNTSSNESKPYFYNDKCTVFVSNIDLKANEENLRHFFSDIGGVTAIRLLKDKFTKKSRGLAYVDFSDNEHVEAAIKKNRQKLLGKKVSIARSDPSKSKKNREAGPFSKGQDKLPQSGDDGAKALGSSRPDKEIPEGDTKITGKNTFAAPRAVVKPLGWTQRDEKSDGGSEELKSNEEFRNMLLKK, from the exons ATGGCGACGCcgatggaggaggcggcggcggcgcccgcgcccgcgcccgcgcccgctgGTGGAGGCGGTGACGACGCGGAGATGCCCGCCGCCCCAACCTCGGGCTCCGACTCGGACTCGTCGGACTCGGACGACGACGGAGCGGCCGGCGCCGACGAGCTCCGCATCCAGGCCCTAGAGCAAGCCCTACAGGAGCAGCCTCTCGACTACGAGACCAACGTGCAG TATATCCAATGCTTGAGGAAGTCAGGCAACATCAAGAAGCTTCGTGCGGCAAGGGAAGAGATGAACAAGTATTTCCCGCTTCCGCCAAAGATGTGGCAGGAGTGGGCGAAGGATGAGATCTCATTGAGCTTGAG TGATGAATCTTTTGGTGATGTTGAAAAGCTCTATGAGCGTGGGGTGCAAGAATATCTG TCCGTTAAGTTATGGCAGGATTACCTTGATTATGTTGAAGAGCATGATCAATTAGTGTCTCAATGTTCACCATCTGGCCTCTCCAAAATGAGAGATTTGTTTGAGCGCGCTATTACTGCAGGTGGGCTGCATGTCACTGAGGGCAGCAAACTATGGGCAGCTTATAGAGAATATGAGATGGCCATTCTTATCACCATAGCTGATGGCAATGATGAGGAAAAAGCAAAGCAAGTTCAGTGTATACGCACGCTCTTCCACCGCCAGTTATCTGTTCCTTTGGCTGATATGGAATCAACGCTTGCTGAGTATAAGAGCTGGGAAGCCGAGCAAGGCAATGCAAACGATCCAGGTTCCGATTTTGATGGTGCTCCCTCAAATGTCGTATCTTCTTACAAAAAGGCCAATGATATGTACAATGCAAGGAAGCAATATGAGGATCAACTAAGCAATGTAGGCGCATCTGAAGCTGACAAACTGCAGGAGCTTCTG AAATACATCAAATTTGAGGAGGCTTTCGGTGACCCTGCTCGTGTTCAAGTTCTGTATGAACGAGCTGTTTCAGAGCTTCCTGTTTCAAGTGATCTATGGATGGAATACACAAGTTACCTGGACACTACCTTGAAG GTGCCTTCTGTTCTCAGAAGTGTTTATCACAGAGCCACACGAAATTGTACATGGGTTGGTGAGCTATGGGTCCGTTATTTGCTGTCTTTGGAGCGTATTCGTGCTTCTGAAGAGGAGTTGCGGCAT GTGTTTGAACGGGCAGTACAATGTTCGTTTCCAACCATAAAAGAG TATCTCGATGTTTATCTTACTCGAGTTGATGGTTTAAGACGGATGATTTCAAATGGATTGGATTTCCAACTGATTAGGCAGACATTCATG GATGCTTCTGAATTTCTCTCACCTCAACTGGGAACAGAGGAGTTATTACTCTTGTATGCATATTGGGCCAAATTAGAGTGTAATCTTGGCAAAGATCTAGCCGCAGCTCGTGGAGTTTGGGAAAACACTTTGAAAAAAAG CGGGTCTGCTCTTGAAGTCTGGCAACACTACATTTCAATGGAGATAGAAATGGGACATGTACATGAGGCGAGATCACTTTATAAGCGCTGTTATAGCAAAAGATTTGCTGGGTCTGGATCAGAG GACATATGTCATGCGTGGATAAGATTTGAAAGGGAGCATGGCACCTTAGATGATTATGACCTTGCTGTAAAAAAG GTCACTCCTCGGTTAAAGGAGCTTTCGGTGTTCAAAGCTCAACTGGAGGCTAAAGTTGAGGTTTACTCTGTCCGCAATGATACTTCTAATGCAAATGATTCCTCTCAGAAaagaaaaccaaataaaatgaCCAGTAAACAGCAGCCCCCTGctaagaaaaggaaagagaatccACCTAAAAGCACTATGTCATCAGATGACCAAGGATCAAAGACGCAAAGCGGAAACCATGGTGctgtagaagttggagaggtcAGCAGGGAGAAGGTCGAGGCATCGATCGAAATGAAAGTGGACGGTGACAGCCgaacagggaatacaagttcAAATGAATCAAAGCCATACTTCTACAATGACAAGTGCACGGTATTTGTGTCAAATATAGACTTGAAG GCAAATGAGGAGAACCTCCGACATTTCTTTTCTGACATTGGTGGTGTGACAGCAATAAGGTTGCTGAAGGACAAATTCACCAAAAAGTCAAGG GGGCTGGCCTATGTGGACTTTTCAGACAACGAGCATGTTGAGGCAGCCATTAAGAAAAACAGGCAGAAGTTGCTTGGAAAGAAAGTGAGCATCGCTCGTTCGGATCCGAGCAAGAGTAAGAAGAACCGTGAAGCAGGCCCGTTCTCCAAAGGCCAGG ATAAATTGCCTCAGAGTGGCGATGATGGTGCAAAAGCACTAGGATCCAGTAGACCAGACAAGGAAATACCCGAAGGTGACACGAAAATCACAGGGAAGAACACCTTTGCTGCACCACGAGCTGTGGTTAAACCTCTTGGATGGACCCAAAGGGATGAGAAATCAGACGGTGGTTCAGAAGAGTTAAAATCAAATGAGGAGTTCAGaaatatgttacttaagaagTGA
- the LOC133899219 gene encoding E3 ubiquitin-protein ligase CHIP-like yields the protein MSPAAEDGAAASKRHADLLRQEGNTFFKKDRISAAIDAYTGAITLCPNVAVYWTNRALCYKKRNEWAKVEEDCRTAIQLDTHSVKAHYMLGLALVNSQKLSEGIKALEKSLELGRGAHPASYMVEEIWQELSKAKYIEWESLSRERATQLDKLKLACKEAIRNYNNLGNPAADVPEEQLNELEEVFRKAAKTDTPTDVPDHLCCKITLDIFRDPVITPSGITYERAILLEHLHTVGKFDPVTREALEPHQLVPNLAIKEAVHAFLSEHGWAYKIR from the exons AtgtcgccggcggcggaggacgGCGCGGCGGCGTCGAAGCGGCACGCGGACTTGCTCAGGCAGGAGGGCAACACCTTCTTCAAGAAGGACCGCATCAGCGCCGCCATCGACGCTTACACCGGG GCCATAACTCTTTGCCCAAATGTTGCAGTATATTGGACCAACCGAGCACTTTGCTATAAGAAGCGGAA TGAATGGGCTAAGGTTGAGGAAGATTGTAGAACGGCCATCCAGCTTGACACCCACTCTGTTAAG GCACATTACATGCTTGGTCTTGCACTAGTCAACAGCCAAAAATTGTCTGAAGGAATAAAAGCACTGGAGaag TCCTTGGAGCTTGGAAGAGGTGCACATCCCGCAAGCTACATGGTTGAGGAGATCTGGCAAGAGCTTTCTAAAGCAAAATACATTGAATGGGAAAGTTTATCTCGAGAACGAGCCACTCAATTGGATAAGCTGAA gtTGGCATGTAAAGAAGCTATTAGGAATTATAACAACCTTGGTAATCCAGCAGCAGATGTACCTGAAGAACAACTAaatgagctcgaggaagtttTCAGGAAAGCTGCAAAGACTGATACTCCAACAGAT GTTCCTGATCATCTTTGCTGCAAAATTACTCTTGATATCTTCAGAGATCCTGTGATCACCCCAAGTGGAATTACTTATGAGAGGGCTATACTTCTTGAGCATCTTCATACG GTGGGGAAGTTTGACCCTGTGACTCGTGAGGCACTTGAACCACACCAACTGGTTCCAAACCTTGCCATCAAGGAAGCTGTACATGCATTTTTGAGTGAACATGGTTGGGCTTACAAGATAAGATGA
- the LOC133899408 gene encoding probable methyltransferase At1g29790, which produces MECDLLHGNGKMKPATSRRRYCSTTAVTLLLFLLTNTVSILVSSGAGPSLLRRYKPATIRLWDDSAALIADLNATQSALAASRAELAGLYARIGTANELLRTLLAAMPPRDGTAGQRQVPGDVDGWAREPSGELKLASGPHRPMVAGYGRNATGEVVFPALGHACNRFQDDLERYMDYTPSGECPSDEALEHWLMLSGCEPLPRRRCRPRSPTGYVQPMTLPKSLWAMPPDTTVVWDAFPCKNYSCLVKNRGTTAHGCDGCFDLRRREKGRWTRDVKGSLDYSIDAVLAARPNGTVRIGLDIGGGGSSGTFAARMLERGVTVVTASMNSGAPFNSFIASRGLVPMHISIGHRLPFFDRTLDIVHATHELGSSSMPDVMLEFALFDIYRVLRPGGLFWLDHFLCTGTQLNATYAPMLDRIGFKKARWNTGRRLGRGKEKNEWYISALLEKPMT; this is translated from the coding sequence ATGGAGTGCGATCTCCTCCACGGGAACGGGAAGATGAAGCCCGCCACCAGCAGGAGGCGCTACTGCAGCACCACCGCCGTGacgctcctcctcttcctcctcaccaATACCGTCTCCATCCTCGTCTCCTCTGGCGCCGgcccctccctcctccgccgctACAAGCCCGCCACCATCCGCCTCTGGGACGACTCCGCCGCGCTCATCGCCGACCTCAACGCCACGCAGTCTGCGCTCGCCGCCAGCCGCGCCGAGCTCGCCGGCCTCTACGCCCGCATCGGCACCGCCAACGAGCTCCTCCGCACCCTCCTCGCCGCCATGCCGCCGCGCGACGGCACGGCGGGGCAAAGGCAGGTGCCCGGCGACGTCGATGGGTGGGCACGCGAGCCCTCCGGCGAGCTGAAGCTGGCCAGCGGGCCACACAGGCCTATGGTCGCCGGATACGGCCGGAACGCCACCGGCGAGGTGGTGTTCCCTGCTCTGGGACACGCGTGCAATCGCTTCCAGGACGACCTGGAGCGGTACATGGACTACACGCCCAGCGGCGAGTGCCCCTCCGACGAGGCGCTGGAGCACTGGCTGATGCTCAGCGGCTGCGAGCCGCTGCCGCGGCGCCGATGCCGCCCGCGGTCGCCGACGGGTTACGTGCAGCCGATGACCCTGCCGAAGAGCCTCTGGGCTATGCCGCCTGACACCACCGTCGTCTGGGACGCGTTCCCGTGCAAGAACTACTCGTGCCTGGTGAAAAACCGTGGCACTACGGCGCACGGCTGCGACGGCTGCTTCGACCTGCGCCGCCGGGAGAAGGGACGGTGGACGCGCGACGTCAAAGGCTCCCTCGACTACTCCATTGACGCCGTGCTCGCGGCGAGGCCGAACGGCACGGTGCGCATCGGTCTGgacatcggcggcggcgggtccTCCGGCACGTTCGCGGCGCGGATGCTGGAGCGCGGGGTGACCGTGGTGACCGCGTCCATGAACTCCGGCGCGCCGTTCAACAGCTTCATCGCGTCACGAGGGCTCGTGCCAATGCACATCAGCATCGGACACCGTCTGCCGTTCTTCGATCGCACACTCGACATCGTGCACGCGACGCACGAGCTCGGCAGCAGCTCGATGCCCGACGTGATGCTGGAGTTCGCACTGTTCGACATCTACAGGGTGCTGAGGCCCGGGGGACTGTTCTGGCTCGACCACTTCCTCTGCACCGGCACGCAGCTGAACGCGACGTACGCGCCGATGCTTGATCGGATCGGGTTCAAGAAGGCGCGGTGGAACACCGGCCGGAGGCTCGGCCGGGGAAAGGAGAAGAACGAGTGGTACATCTCAGCGCTGTTAGAGAAGCCCATgacatga
- the LOC133899218 gene encoding NAC domain-containing protein 35-like, which yields MGGDHHHHDMARSAGGDDGQQAHDMVMPGFRFHPTEEELIDFYLRRRVEGKRFNIELINLVDLYRYDPWDLPALASIGDKEWFFYVPRDRKYRNGDRPNRVTPSGYWKATGADRMVRVDGNRSIGLKKTLVFYVGKAPKGLRSSWIMNEYRLPHGEADRYQKEISLCRVYKRPGIEDNFHLTTTTTRSSGSKAAATADKKHRTSASPRLAPIFDGGHSSALMNKPYNGTNTGMTSSAAAPAAAMELQTSMFLSTPSVVSLSSTTSTEEDGTSLYHLKGANPMLPSSTHALLNANSTTMATIPIDELSRAIGSYNNQANPNQPLPSQGPLLPFPSMEKIWDWNPMLESPKVCTNFK from the exons ATGGGGGGAGATCATCACCACCACGACATGGCGCGCAGCGCAGGCGGCGACGACGGGCAGCAAGCGCACGACATGGTGATGCCGGGCTTCCGGTTCCAccccacggaggaggagctcatcGACTTCTACCTCCGCCGGAGGGTCGAGGGAAAGCGCTTCAACATCGAGCTCATCAACTTGGTCGACCTCTACCGCTACGACCCATGGGATCTCCCAG CCTTGGCTTCAATTGGGGACAAGGAGTGGTTCTTCTATGTGCCAAGAGACCGCAAGTACCGGAACGGCGACCGGCCGAACCGGGTCACGCCGTCGGGCTACTGGAAGGCCACGGGGGCGGACCGGATGGTGCGCGTCGACGGCAACCGGTCAATCGGGCTCAAGAAGACTCTGGTGTTCTATGTGGGGAAGGCGCCCAAGGGCCTCAGGAGCAGCTGGATCATGAATGAGTACCGCCTTCCTCATGGCGAAGCGGATCGGTACCAAAAG GAAATTTCCCTCTGCCGAGTGTATAAACGCCCTGGGATAGAGGACAACTTCCAcctcaccaccaccacaacAAGATCGTCCGGCTCAAAGGCGGCAGCAACGGCGGACAAGAAGCACCGGACGTCGGCGTCGCCCCGCCTGGCGCCAATATTCGACGGCGGCCACTCATCAGCTCTCATGAATAAGCCATACAATGGCACAAACACCGGCATGACATCGTctgctgcagctccagcagcagcaatggAGCTTCAGACGTCAATGTTCTTGTCGACCCCCTCCGTCGTCTCGCTGAGCTCCACCACGTCAACGGAGGAGGACGGTACATCGCTCTACCACTTGAAGGGAGCCAACCCCATGCTACCCTCTTCTACGCACGCCCTGCTTAATGCAAACTCCACTACAATGGCAACCATCCCAATAGATGAGCTGAGTAGGGCTATTGGGTCATACAATAACCAGGCAAACCCTAACCAGCCCCTGCCATCACAAGGCCCATTGCTTCCTTTCCCTAGCATGGAAAAGATTTGGGATTGGAACCCTATGCTAGAATCTCCCAAGGTTTGCACAAACTTCAAGTAA
- the LOC133899402 gene encoding protein AUXIN-REGULATED GENE INVOLVED IN ORGAN SIZE-like, whose protein sequence is MRADGLQLHHDIMAAGAFAPERGHAGFPPPAATAKRPARALSRRGSVRSDGGGDGGGGSYLGAEAAALLACVTATLLVLPLLLPPLPPPPLLFLLVPVAIFAVLLMLVLLPSDARGVAAVGLGVGPSSSSSSYYL, encoded by the coding sequence ATGCGAGCGGACGGGCTCCAGCTGCACCACGACATCATGGCCGCCGGCGCCTTCGCCCCAGAGAGGGGACACGCCGGGTTCCCCCCTCCGGCGGCCACGGCGAAGCGGCCGGCGCGGGCGCTGTCGAGGAGAGGGAGCGTGAGGAGCGACGGTGGGGGAGACGGCGGCGGGGGGAGCTACCTGGgtgcggaggcggcggcgctgctggcGTGCGTGACGGCGACGCTGCTGGTGCTGCCGCTGCTCCTGCCCCCGCttcccccgccgccgctgctcttCCTTCTCGTGCCCGTCGCCATCTTCGCCGTCCTGCTCATGCTCGTTCTCCTGCCGTCCGACGCGCGGGGCGTCGCCGCCGTCGGCCTTGGCGTCGggccctcctcgtcctcctcctcctactacTTGTAG